The genomic stretch tataccccttcgtaaCAAGTCTCACTTTAAAgcttcccgtctgttcctcttttccttttgtagactcatttgcatccaatggcttttacaccatttgatagttctacaagctctcagacctgattagaatgcatagattctatttcagagttcattacaCTTTGACAAGATGctccatctttatcttggagtgcttcatcatatgcccagggatcaagtccgaagactctcctaaaaacatgaatctatcaggttgtttAACAACTctctcactacgacgaggcactacctgtaattgtgcatcatttgtgacacctATTGCAGTTACTTatagtatctcatcttgtaccgttggtactaatgtagaagtgtcctctcttatttcctaaagaataattttactcatgggcttgtggttcattacatggttctcttctaaaaatcgggcattggtgttaataatgaccttctgatctttaggactataaaacaaaccacctttcgttcctctaggatatcccacgaacaagcgaaattctgtacgtgattccaacttatcagtgtctcccttcaacacGTGTGCAggactaccccaaatttgaatgtgtttcaaactaggcttacacctattccacaattctgtgggagtagagggtactgacttagaaggaaccaagttcagaatatacgtcgtcgtttccagagcatatccccaaaatgaatttggtaattctgaataactcatcatttatctaaccatttccataagagtcatattcctttgttctgccacaccattctgttaggggtgtaccaggtacagacaattgggattggatcccgacctctgataagtaactcttaaactctcctaagaggtactctccaccacgatcagaccgtattgtcttgatacttttaccctgacatttctccacatcagccttgtactctttgaacttatcaaagtactcaaacttgcggcacatcaagtaaatgtacccatatctcgaatagtcgtctataaaaaagataaaattttgaaatcgcattttgcctggatagtcataggcccacacaaatcagaatgaaccaattccagcacttctttggctctatacccctttgtctTAAAAGGTTTCttgatcatttttccttccaagcaagactcgcaggtcggaaagttttccactaccaatgaacccaaaggtccatcggctattaacgtTTGAATCCTagtcaagttaatatgacccaaccttagatgccaaagatatgtttggttcatttctaaaggttgctttctcttattagaattagaagatttgttattaatttccatttgttgcatcgtgggagttattggattaagagtatacaaattgccaaccaacgcaccagaacagataaccaccctatttttcttgacaactactttgtcataaaatgaaacagaatatctattcataaataatttagaaactgaaatcaaatttttttctaaaacatggtacataaagacaatttctcaaaatcaaagttttattcctatcaaaagataaataaacatctcccactgcaacagtcgccactctcgtagcattgcccttgTAGAtgatgatttccccttcatgtagtcgttgagtttcctggaacccctataatgaattacaaacatgatcagtggctcccgtatccaCACACCAAGTACCGGTATATAACactgctaaatatgtttcaacaactaatgaataagatacacctttatagttctcctgcctggcagcccgattttggtgtccgaagagttccttcagattgagcatcatgtcataagcagtgggTAGGgcctaatgctgatgttgcaacacatttgacatagaagccaaaatgtaatacagtgtcatctcatctgccttgacccattcctATGTCTccctatctcctcttcactagattCCTTATCAAAcatgctaggacagacctcaagaagtacgaacttgtattcttcagcagttaagataatgtcCAAATTTCGTttccaattaatataattttgaccagtaagtttattttcttttaaaataacagtaagaggattaaaagccattttgaaatcctgagaatcacaaaataaaatatttggtcaaaacttgagaatttaaattaatattgattcctcaaacaatattatttaaattcaccaacacctcgaaacaccgtgaatttcgtatgtcacgatagtgtggacgtatactaattcaaacatttgtaagaggagggtttacccattaattttattatcttgtcaacctaactttatgacaaataaaattaatagttggttcatcttcagccacacaaataatagcagtgactccgatggggaggatactattaaatgtgcctaagtatataccattacttgatacttagtccattaattaggattgtaccccttcagatggagaagattacACATAccttaataatttcctataatcatccatagaggaagttcgatctagtgatccgcaaaacaactcatccgatatggaggaaggcactcaaagtcaACGCGTaaatttgaatgcatcacttactaaccagtaatgaagaccgtggatttatttaaataatccctctcctacttagttatttaaattgaggaatttcatcatgcacacacatcacatcacatacatcacagcacataaaacaacatataaaggcaataaatatgaaaataaaatttccaactattatggtctcatccaaTGTTATCCTCTAATATGCTGCCAATGGATCGATGTCCTCCAATGTGCCGCCGATGGATCAAGTCGTCGCGTTTATCTCCCTTCCTTTTCTACcgtgcctctggtccttaaaatagcaccacacatagcaaggatacaagtcgtaacaaaaataaaattttacatttatcgatcctatattccacaaaggaatttacatgtaatctagatcgaacagaatgtaaaacaacaacaataataatatggcaaccgaccatatttaattattacaatcatgcacacataacaaCCTCgatatgcccgagggttcaaatcacacacaagcacacaaaaatccataatagttggatctaggatgcctgcaaccacatagttaatctatctagcacatcatactattatccggcctaaacttatgtatgaacagtgcataatttaaccaaaaaccaatcacacagaaccagaaaacttgctctgataccacttgaagggtgTTGGAATTTCattctatttaaatttccctgtataaaaaaaattgtacaagaacagaacttttcctagcaacccgcatattCGATCAAGCATGTGtttaatcaatcaagcaagttcttgaatgatcaaatcaCACCTTGATCAAATTACAAGATCgctggtctcttgtgttggtattcaaaatcgatatgcaaaatcgatacaaagaaaaacgaaactagatatgcagcggaattaaagaactagttttaccttttctttgtagctaaagatctcttgatcttctgtcgtattcctctcctcttcttggacgtcgtgtgggcgacgatctatcaagacaacaccacccttcttttctttccttctaAATCGCCGGCCacaaaaggagtctctaggatggggcaccttctaatcttcttccttctcttcctcttcttcttcttcctctttttcttctcttcctcctcttcttcaagtCGTCGGCCACCAATGGATGGGTAGAGGCACTGgtcaccaagggagaaggggaacCGCCGGCCCTagccaaggtggaggaggaaACCGCCGGCCCTTTGCAAGGGAGAGGTTAGCGCCGGCCCTAGGTGGGGAAGAAGGTGGCGTCGGCCATAAGGGAAGAAGAGAATTGGTTGTGTTGCTggccctagcaagggaagagggagcggcaaccacaaggagagaagggagttgtggagaattagaaagttaggttttaggggccacatcctactcctttttatagacttgccgtcggttacaaggaaagaaaaattaacaaattttgtttagaaaaaatctaaacaaactatgttaaaccaaaccaagttaaattaaactaaaccaagttaaattaaaccaaatcaagttaagttagaccaaaccaagttaagttaaatcaaaccaagttaagttaaaccaaacccggttatagatgggtggatgtgaggctttgtATATAGAGGCtgcaacagggacctagagaaggaattggtttaggtctcccgatgggcttgggtttcccgtgttcgccccgaacacccaactcaagttcatcaataataactcataccactaaagggttattattgaactactgcaccaatctcatattacaatatgaactccttcttataatgagtgcgttaatctccctatgtttaagatatcgtatgtccattaattaaatgagctactgacaactcaattaattaacatctgattccaagagtagtatcactcaactttattatcatgtcagactaagtccacctgcaaggtttacatgatgatccttatgaactcctcaaggggacatcatcaacctaaataattaggacacagtttccttctataatcaacaacacaccatataaaccaAACTCATCTTCCCTTCCCAaatcatcgggcctattgatttaacgaataaatctcacccattgataagttaaagaaataaatactaagtatacatgcttgttattatatagggattaagagggcgcacatccataataacagaggttccattcttttatatagtcagtataaatcgaacaacctcagacggtcctgctcaatacacacatagtgtactagtgtaattttatagtcaagacagactaataccaaattacactacaaccgttccaatagtttgtcccaatccatcttgattgtgagctattatttataatttataaggaactaataacataatCTTTTGTATGGCactacacaccatattatctacaatataaattaaatggacaactgcattgagatatatataaatataaaatgcagacatttgaccaaagtgattcttatttcaaaatatttcaaaacaaatgttcatacaaaagttaggcttataatatacatcccaacaggTTCATAGTCTAGCGACTACTACTCTAAAACTCATGATCCTTAATTACTTCGATTGGGGAATCAACTAAATTTCTCCTCTCCAAAAACTTTCGTAAGAGGAAAACTGTATAGAATATGAGGAAGATATTAATGTGCTATTATCCAATAAAAAGATTATATCGACAACGAAGGATTGAAACTTTAGCGTAGGTTGTTGGAGAATCTTCTTGCGTAGTAGTAGCACAACTTGCATGATCTAAGTAGAAGAAGGAATTGAAGAGTGAGTAGAAATGTTACGAAGTTTTGAATCCTAAGGCTTCTTTTATAGCCATGATCCTGTCGACTGGAAATCATCTAGTTGACTAATCTCTATCAGTTGACTGAACCTCTATCAGGTGACTAACCTCCGCtcctttccttatttgctttgatctaatctaattgatccTGTGATATATGAGTTTTTTCGTCAACTAAACCCCTAGGATTTCCTTTCCTGCATGATCCAATCATATCTTCCACACTTATTATATTGGTTTGATCGACTGATCCTCTTGATCAGCTGAATGAACTCTTTGATTCATTATTTGCTGAATTGTGATCTTATACATGCTTGCCAACCCGGATCATTTGACCCAACGACCATGTTTGGTCGACTTAACCTTTTGATCCGGGCTTTTATTTTTctacaaaacaaaattagcacGGTAATAATAAAAAtgaccctgcaaaatagagttatatAAGAGATAATATGCATAAGTCTGATAGTTATTACTATCTGATCTCGGCTTAGAACCTCTGTTGGTTTTTCTAGTTGAATCAATGCCTAAAGGTGTTCCCTGAATGAGGACTCATCCTTACCATTTTTCTTTTCAGAAGAATGACTGCACTCCAGGAGCTTACCTCAACTTGTCCACCAAATATTTAGTCCTCTAAATTTGTTTGGGTTTTCTCTACTCATCATTCGATCATTGACCTGTAGGGCTTTCTCCTTACTCGATATGTGGTCCTCGCCGATCTATCAAGTCtatcttgccagatatccgatccACTGATCTATCTAGATTTTCTACCTGGTGTCCTTGATCTGCAAAGACTTTCATTGCCTAGTATCCGGTCCAACTAGCCTACTAGAACTTTATAGATATAATAACCTACACACTTGATCAATCCGTTATATCACAACGAGATTTAACTTTAAACCTTTTCTaacatcaaaacataggttcgattctAGTGCTCTCTACACTAACAAGCTCAATGGCTCAATCCATCTTAGCACTAGTCGACTGAACATTACCATCAGTTAACTATCATAATCAGTCAAGTCTCATAGTCAAGTTTTGAACATTCTGTTTGCTCAAACAATGACATCAACCGACTCATACAATCTGTCAGTCAACTATTACAATCAATCAAGttttctaattaattttaaagctTTTGTTCATTGCTACAATATCATTAGTCGACTAATCAAACCCATTATCGACTGTACTATAGTAAATTACTATACACAATTACCATAGTAGATTAATATAGCACAGTACTATAGCAAACCCTAGAAAAATGTTAAACTCTAAATTTCAAGGGTTAAAGTTCATCGATCAATCGATACACCCTATCGATCGGCTAATACTCATGTTCCAGTCTTATCAAGGCTAAATTCTCATCTTGTTTAGTATTTGATTAATCTCAACCTACTATGATTTCCTTTactcaacatccggtcaatcttgacttatTGAGACTTTTCATTGTCTAACATCCGACCAACCTTAATCTATTAGGATTTTATCGttgtctagcatccggtcaaccttaacctgccgGAACTTCCTTATCACCTAACATTCAGTCAAATTTGACTTGTCATACCTTTATGTTTCATATCAACTCCTTATTGGACTTCAGACTATTAAATATCTTGTCAACTATAactcacttgaactttccttttaCCAGCTAATATATTGgttaaatatcaaaacttaaatttgagTCACACCGAGCTTAATAAACTTTGATTAAAGGTTGATTGAACCAACCTATTTAACTTATTTAAGCTATGAGTGctcttataataaaattatctttGAACTTATTTCTTTTACTAGAGGACTCTCCTATTGATGTAGCTTAACCCTTCAAGTTTGTGCAGGAAAAAAATAGTGAAAAGATatgtattaaataataaaaaaagactaATGAAATTGATAAAATACATCTAGAGATAACTAATTAAATCTATCAACTAAATTTCTCAAGATTGGTTAAATGTCAAATGTTCCCTATACTATCACTTCTTATTTTTATTGGCCTCCAAATTATTTAGAGACGATGACTCCATAGTGCTACTCATTTATTTTTAATACAAGAGGTTGACTATTAATATTTTGAACTATGTTTCACCTTTTAGTGCTTTGCTTCTATGATGATTTTGGcgttttattgatttttttattatttaaaatataaatattcttATTAATTGTTAAGTGTTCAAAAGCTTCACGCAAAGGAATACATTTATGTTACAATAGTaggtgtttggtgtgtacaaaaTCCACAACAAGAGCAGGTTCCTTTTGGCTTTGTCTTCATGCCACACGTTCAAAGAGCAATCAATCCGCCGTATTCCAATCCTAATTGGAGGAGAATAGTCATGGAAAGCAATGctcataataataattattatttttatgaattattattattactactaAACACACTTGGAGTTCAACCACCTAAAGCAATTAATAAATGATTTGTAAGTAAACTACCTCCTCGATTGGCCTTTCTAGGGAATGCTTCCACAATGGATAAGCATAAAGTAGTCGTAGATGACCAACTAAAAAACTaaccattttttaaaatttgcatCCTCTTAACAACTGCATCATGTTATAGAAGAGGTATCGAAAATAAATCTGATTTACCAATCTGACCCTAGTTGATAATAAAAATAGCTGGTCAGGATTGATGATTTTAGGATTTAGGTTAGATCATCGGGTTGGatccaaaatcatttttttagttGGGTTAGATTTGGATTAACTTAGGTTAACCTAAATTTAGGATGAAGAAGTAAAGTTTGAAAGTTATTTTGTGATGCTTGACAacttgaagattttttttttattttatattgatatCATAAATTTTTATCGTGTTATCTTTATTTCGTAGAGTAATTAATAGTTTAGATAATTAAATTcttatatttaaatatttaaactcaaaaaatatatttatcatatttAGATTTGTTATTAtaggtttaaattaaaatatttttattatatattttaaaattttatttaattattttgttgAAGAATAAAATCGTATAGTAAAATATCAAGATAGATTTATCGGATTATTTGGGTTGGTTCGAATTCAAATTCCAGTTTGGGgttataatttttaggttaatttGGATTGGAttaagttgaattttttttataatgtttATATTCGATCCATTTGAATTAACACTCTTTAGTTATGTGATGAGAAATACTTTTTTTAATAGACTTTTTAAATGTTAAATTATGTGATAGCAAATATAAATGACAAAAAATAATATATGGATATTcattattttaattattgttaaaagaATGATGGGTTCTAATTTTTTCTCTCAAAAATAATTCTGTTTAAGTTCCATCATTGTTATAATAAATTTAGTTAAagctattttaatattaattaaaattgtaaTAGGGCAATTTAGAAAGAAGTTTAAGATGAGGGATTCTTTTAACAATAACAAAATAAAGGAAGGGGATGGGGGTTTGATTTGGGCTAAAAATCAAGAGAGTGTCTTTTAGTTTTTATATAGTCAAAATGACACAccattttgaagaaaaaaaaaatcaaaagggcttcatgttctattttttattttaaaaatattcttattttaGTGTTAttgttattttacttttaaaatcatttacttTGTTTTTCTCATTCAatgactaatttttaaaaattatgtcaTTTGTATTTTGGTTGTCATGTCAAatcattaatattaatcaatcaattaatcaattaatcaaaataCATAATGTTAACTTCACAATTAATGACACTAAGTTTTTATATTATATCTTAACCAATTTTCTTGTTTTATTAATctttagttttaattttgttaaaaaatatctttaaatTTAATTGTGTTAGACAAATTTACAATGAAACACAAAAATCAATTAAACTAAATTACTTAGTTAATTAATCCACAATTAATGATTTTAGAACAATAAATAGAAATTTGACTTCTCAATGAATTAGCCTGttgggaaattttaaaataaatcattttaaattttgtttcaaaaatttaaaataaatcataaaatatgTAATGGTTAATATTACTTATGTTAAATCTATATAACATAAACTCATGTAGATTCTAAAATATATAAGTTACACTGCattaatattcaatttttttattttaaatattaagttTATTCAGACCACCCAATTTATTTGCAACACATATTAAGAATTtatgaattaaataaataaacttaaataacttATGAGCTAAATGAATAATTTTGAACCTAgctatatttttttcaataaaaattaTAAACTCTTTGTGAGTCCTATCTACAAAGTTTGTGtgaatctttttattaataaaattattatcaaactTTTAAAAACGAATAAATAGATTTGTAAGAGTTCGTTAAcgaaacaaataaatttaaaaatataaaaatatcaaacaaataaataagtttgaagagTTGATAACATTTACAGGAAGAGTTGAATTTGAATAAGctcaaactaataaaatattgaatATGAATAGCATTTTTaataacttaatttattttaaatttaatttgatttaatttaattattttattaaataattttaaatgaaatgattttatttttttaagttatcaTCCTCTATTCAACCCTGGagcaataaaaaaatatatatctcaATTATCGAAAATATATAgataaataaatcataaaaaatattttattttagaaataatttatatcagttacaaattgatttcaaaatttataattttcaaacTGCTGTGAGAATAAATCTCAAAAATACTTGGACGGTTTACCATTTCACCATCTCAGATTTACCATTCAATTAGTAGAAAAATAGAATTAGTCTTAGGAtcaacataaaaaattaaaataaaataaaataaataatgactaACATATGAAAATAAGCTTTTAACTCagttatattaaaatttaaattttaaatcttaaattaataatattttatacgtTAGCTTCTAGATCAGACTGAGCAGGAGTATTAAAATAGAGGTCATTTCGGTACAGAATCCAATCGATTCAATATTATATTATACTCAGTCTATTTGTTCCACTGTCTCCTTCCTGCCAGTAGTCAATAAAACGAGACTCcctcaatctctctctctctctctctctctctcacccaTTCCTTCTGCCTTGTCCTCTTCTTGCTCGCTTCTCTTCACCAATTCCATAGCGCAGGGGAGAAGGGAAAGAACCCGAAGGAGAAATTGGACGCAACGAGGGCGAAGATGGGAGGCTGCTTTCGCTGCGCCGGAGAGCCCAAGACGGATGACAAGGACCCGCCCAGGCCTTCTTCAGGTACCTGAAGAAGAAACTTACGGAAAGCTGGGTTTTTTCACCTGTGTTCTTGAGATATTTCGTCTCCGCTTTTAGTGTTTTCTGTGTTTCTTTTTTCCGTTACGGTGGACAACTGGTTTTTGGTTAGCAGTTGCTAGAATTGAAATCAAAGTTTGGTTTTTTTTACTCGGATTGTTTGGGTTTGAGTTGTGGATCAGTTTCTTGGGGGAATCCTTCCCTATCCTTGATGGTTTCGCTCTATAATCTCCTACTCGAGAAAGGGCGGCGATGATTGATCGCCTACCGATTCTCTCCACAAAACCTCTTTTGTTACGGCAAAATTGCGCATGTAGAATACAAGCTGATTTTGCGTGAATGTATTGTGTGCATCATTTAGACACGGAGTTCCCAATTTCCCATTTTGCATCTTCAGGGACTGAGTCTAGGTTCCGTAAGATCACATTAATTGGATGGGTTTTTCTGCTGGATCTTGCAAAACCTAGATCTTTTTCTTCTCTGGAAACGCATAACGAGCTTTCTTACATACTATTCTGGATCAGCATAGTTTTTCCAATCCTTTCTTGTGCTTTGTGCTTGAGCTCTTTGTGATTTCCAAATGGTAAAATGCATTTCAATCAATGATGGTGGAATTCTGAGTTAACGAGAGATGCCAATCTTTTGCAACCTTGTTTTTTCTTTTGTAGTTGTTGATGTTTTCATTTGTTGATAAATGTTACCCTGTAAATGTTGTAGGAGATAAGTCCAGGTCCAGTTCATCTTTGAATGCCAAGCAAGGAGCCTCTGTGAATGAACAACAAGAGATGTTAAGTGGTGGATCTGACCGTATTTCTGCTCAGACATTCACATTCCCGGAACTGGCTGCAGCAACAAAGAATTTTAGGGCTGATTGCCTTTTGGGCGAGGGAGGTTTCGGTCGAGTTTATAAGGGCAGGTTTGAAAGTAACCACCAGGTTAATCCATGCTTTGTCCCAGTCTCTCATCTCCTTTGTTCTGTAATTACGTCAAGGAACTTACTATGCCTAAGACTAGATTTGAAACCAATTGGCAATAATAGCAGCAGTAAAATGTGTTAATTGTTTTATATTATGTGAGAAATTCATGTCGATGACTTATCAGTGCAACACTTTATTTGTGTGACTGTTAATTGGGTTATATAAAATTATTATCCATATAGGCAGAttacaaaatatataaatttacatCCTTCTGATGTATACATCCTTAATGGCTTAGTGGTCATAAATTTCAGACTATAAACTTATTTTGACAGGTTGTAGCAATAAAGCAACTTGATCGTAATGGATTGCAAGGAAACAGGGAATTTCTCGTTGAGGTTCTTATGTTGAACTTGCTTGATCACCCCAACCTGGTTAATCTGATTGGCTATTGTGCTGATGGAGATCAAAGGCTTTTGGTCTATGAGTATATGCCTTTGGGATCCCTGGAAGATCATCTTCATGGTACTCGCTTACATTCTCGTAATCATATTTGCAATATGTAAATATAAGTTCTATCCACTGAGAAATATTGATATGGTTACAGCAGACCTTTCGCCAGATAAGAAGCGGCTTGATTGGAATACACGAATGAAAATAGCAGCTGGTGCAGCAAAAGGATTAGAGTATTTGCATGATAAAGCCAATCCTCCTGTTATATACCGGGATTTAAAATGCTCTAACATTTTGCTTGATGAGGGTTATCATCCTAAGCTATCTGATTTTGGCTTGGCAAAACTTGGCCCTGTTGGCGATAACACTCATGTATCGACAA from Zingiber officinale cultivar Zhangliang chromosome 5B, Zo_v1.1, whole genome shotgun sequence encodes the following:
- the LOC121984320 gene encoding probable serine/threonine-protein kinase PBL7 isoform X2; this encodes MGGCFRCAGEPKTDDKDPPRPSSGDKSRSSSSLNAKQGASVNEQQEMLSGGSDRISAQTFTFPELAAATKNFRADCLLGEGGFGRVYKGRFESNHQVVAIKQLDRNGLQGNREFLVEVLMLNLLDHPNLVNLIGYCADGDQRLLVYEYMPLGSLEDHLHDLSPDKKRLDWNTRMKIAAGAAKGLEYLHDKANPPVIYRDLKCSNILLDEGYHPKLSDFGLAKLGPVGDNTHVSTRVMGTYGYCAPEYAMTGQLTLKSDMYSFGVVLLELITGRRAIDNSRAAGEHNLVAWARPLFKDRRKFAQVADPVLQGQYPQRGLYQALAVAAMCVQEQPAMRPLIADVVTALSYLASQTYSPESQPAQNTSRLSAPATPPRVRRESEKRLAR
- the LOC121984320 gene encoding probable serine/threonine-protein kinase PBL7 isoform X1, producing the protein MGGCFRCAGEPKTDDKDPPRPSSGDKSRSSSSLNAKQGASVNEQQEMLSGGSDRISAQTFTFPELAAATKNFRADCLLGEGGFGRVYKGRFESNHQVVAIKQLDRNGLQGNREFLVEVLMLNLLDHPNLVNLIGYCADGDQRLLVYEYMPLGSLEDHLHADLSPDKKRLDWNTRMKIAAGAAKGLEYLHDKANPPVIYRDLKCSNILLDEGYHPKLSDFGLAKLGPVGDNTHVSTRVMGTYGYCAPEYAMTGQLTLKSDMYSFGVVLLELITGRRAIDNSRAAGEHNLVAWARPLFKDRRKFAQVADPVLQGQYPQRGLYQALAVAAMCVQEQPAMRPLIADVVTALSYLASQTYSPESQPAQNTSRLSAPATPPRVRRESEKRLAR